One Cryptomeria japonica chromosome 9, Sugi_1.0, whole genome shotgun sequence genomic window carries:
- the LOC131052571 gene encoding serine carboxypeptidase-like 26 encodes MKNFTVLLLMSVVALLIDPSHQLSRHRNLSEIVEKRRSSVERKPKEWTPPSISTQNSSALNHLYAQEGLQENDKIISLPGQPKDVTFAQYSGYVTVDSKAGRALFYYFAEASQNPNTKPLLLWLNGGPGCSSFGVGAMTELGPFRVQPDGATLSSNPYAWNQVANTLFLESPAGVGFSYSNTTSDYENANDDNTARDSYTFLLNWFERFPQYKNREFYIAGESYAGFYVPELADTILKNNNSRTSFINLKGVMIGNGIINGETDHCGRIDYVWSHALMSDEDYANERCSASNSTYQTDIHTFHAQLQSYMGEINPYNIYALLCPSHPNPIWRSSISTDATLANGLDGYDPCTPGYVLTYLNTPKVQSALHANVTSLPYVWTECSNVLSYNSLDVTTMLPVYQRLIAARLRILVYSGDVDATVPVTSTRYSINALNLPIEKAWYPWMDGNIDVGGYSVIYKGLIFATVRGAGHQVPSDQPSRALTMTKYFLAGKPLPS; translated from the exons atgaaaaatttcacagtcctgTTGTTAATGTCAGTTGTAGCGCTGTTGATCGATCCTTCTCACCAGCTTAGTCGGCATCGAAATCTCTCAGAAATTGTGGAGAAAAGGAGGTCTTCTGTGGAAAGGAAGCCAAAGGAATGGACGCCTCCTTCCATTAGCACTCAAAATTCATCGGCCCTAAATCACTTGTACGCTCAAGAAGGTCTGCAGGAGAATGACAAGATAATTTCTCTTCCCGGCCAACCAAAAGATGTAACTTTTGCACAGTATTCAGGGTATGTCACGGTGGATTCAAAGGCGGGCAGAGCTCTGTTCTACTATTTTGCAGAGGCTTCCCAAAACCCTAATACTAAGCCTCTCCTCCTCTGGCTCAATGGAG GGCCTGGATGCTCATCGTTTGGAGTGGGGGCAATGACGGAGCTTGGACCTTTTCGAGTTCAGCCTGATGGAGCCACCCTTTCCAGTAATCCCTATGCCTGGAACCAAG TGGCGAACACCTTGTTTTTGGAATCACCTGCGGGGGTTGGATTTTCATACTCAAATACCACCTCTGATTATGAGAACGCCAATGATGACAACACTG CTCGGGATTCATACACTTTTCTACTGAATTGGTTTGAAAGGTTTCCGCAATATAAGAACAGAGAATTTTATATCGCAGGGGAAAGCTACGCTG GGTTTTATGTACCTGAATTGGCCGACACCATTCTTAAGAATAACAACTCTCGTACATCTTTCATAAATCTCAAAGGAGTTATG ATTGGGAATGGAATAATAAATGGCGAGACAGATCATTGTGGGAGGATTGACTATGTATGGTCACATGCATTAATGTCAGATGAAGACTATGCAAATGAGCGTTGTAGTGCATCTAATTCAACTTATCAAACAGATATTCACACATTTCACGCTCAATTACAATCATATATGGGAGAGATAAACCCATATAATATATATGCACTGCTTTGTCCTTCTCATCCTAATCCTATATGGAGATCTTCAATTTCGACT GATGCTACCCTTGCAAATGGATTAGATGGATATGATCCATGTACCCCTGGTTATGTGCTTACCTACCTTAACACACCTAAAGTGCAAAGTGCTCTTCATGCAAACGTGACAAGTTTGCCTTATGTGTGGACAGAATGCAG TAATGTACTTTCATATAACAGCTTAGACGTGACAACCATGTTACCAGTATATCAAAGATTGATTGCAGCAAGATTGAGAATACTAGTCTACAG TGGAGATGTGGATGCAACGGTGCCAGTGACTAGTACAAGATATTCTATCAATGCATTAAATCTTCCAATTGAGAAAGCATGGTATCCATGGATGGATGGAAATATTGATGTAGGGGGTTATAGTGTAAtttacaaaggattaatatttgCAACTGTAAGAGGAGCAGGACATCAAGTGCCTAGTGATCAACCATCTAGAGCCTTGACCATGACCAAATACTTTTTGGCTGGCAAGCCACTACCATCATAG